A stretch of the Vitis riparia cultivar Riparia Gloire de Montpellier isolate 1030 chromosome 13, EGFV_Vit.rip_1.0, whole genome shotgun sequence genome encodes the following:
- the LOC117928229 gene encoding uncharacterized protein LOC117928229 gives MVQNVPPHQAVRQTGRSLPNEPPIISISKRLDDMLSTPFCSHIIHYEPPRGFLVPKFSTYDGSSDPFNHIMHYRQLMTLDIGNDPLLCKVFPASLQGQALSWFHRLPPNSVDNLRDLSEAFVGQYLCSARQKQNISTLQNIKMQDNESLREFVKRFGQAVLQVEAYNMDIVLQIFKQSICPGTPFFESLAKKPPTRMDDLFRRASKYSMLEDDVRAATQQVLVAGQASRSGAERSVKLPDRPRPSDRRQEGPSRPEMPPPHPFPYPMRSFSP, from the coding sequence ATGGTGCAAAACGTTCCCCCGCACCAAGCGGTACGACAAACTGGGAGAAGCCTCCCAAACGAGCCACCCATTATCTCCATCAGCAAAAGGCTggacgacatgctctccacgcctttttGCTCTCATATTATTCATTACGAGCCCCCAAGGGGATTCCTCGTACCAAAATTTTCCACATACGACGGGTCCAGCGACCCCTTCaaccatatcatgcattatcgacAGCTCATGACTCTCGATATAGGAAACGACCCGCTGCTATGCAAAGTATTCCCCGCCAGCCTACAAGGGCAGGCCCTCTCATGGTTTCACCGCCTACCTCCCAACTCTGTTGATAATTTAAGGGACCTGTCAGAAGCCTTCGTGGGACAATACTTATGCTCCGCTAGGCAAAAGCAGAACATCAGCActctgcaaaacataaaaatgcaggATAACGAGTCCTTGAGAGAATTCGTGAAGCGGTTTGGTCAGGCTGTGCTACAGGTAGAAGCTTACAACATGGATATTGTCCTGCAGATCTTCAAGCAAAGCATCTGTCCAGGCACCCCATTTTTCGAATCACTCGCTAAAAAGCCTCCTACGAGGATGGACGACTTGTTCCGGCGTGCAAGCAAATACTCAATGCTCGAAGATGACGTACGAGCAGCCACCCAGCAAGTCTTGGTTGCCGGACAGGCATCCAGAAGTGGTGCGGAAAGAAGTGTCAAACTTCCGGACCGGCCAAGGCCATCCGATCGAAGGCAGGAAGGGCCAAGTCGCCCGGAAATGCCGCCCCCACACCCCTTTCCATATCCTATGAGAAGCTTCTCCCCATGA
- the LOC117928230 gene encoding uncharacterized protein LOC117928230 gives MDDLFRCANKYFMLEDDVRAATQQVLVVGQAARSEATRSFKTSNHPGSSNRGWPGLIRSNPSKRDRNKKCAYHKDHGHTTEACRSLHYLVEDLLKVGHLKQYIRTMPKSGEPSHGHGPHAPAAPIRAIINYIHRGPLDDEYNSQRKRQRLLRAATIREHISSIRPGLANGSIHP, from the exons ATGGACGATCTATTCCGATGTGCAAACAAATACTTCATGCTGGAAGATGACGTCCGAGCCGCTACACAGCAGGTTCTAGTCGTTGGCCAGGCCGCGAGAAGTGAAGCCACCAGGAGCTTCAAGACTTCAAACCATCCTGGGTCATCTAACAGGGG ATGGCCAGGATTAATAAGATCAAATCCCTCAAAAAGGGATCGCAACAAAAAATGTGCGTACCATAAAGATCATGGGCACACCACAGAAGCATGCAGAAGTCTCCATTATCTAGTGGAGGATCTCTTAAAGGTGGGACACCTAAAACAGTATATCCGCACGATGCCCAAAAGTGGAGAACCCTCCCATGGTCATGGCCCACATGCCCCAGCAGCTCCTATTAGAGCTATAATCAACTACATACACAGAGGGCCCTTGGATGATGAGTACAACTCTCAAAGAAAAAGACAGAGATTGTTGCGGGCAGCCACTATCCGGGAGCACATAAGTTCCATTCGGCCGGGATTGGCCAATGGGAGCATTCACCCATAG